In a genomic window of Coriobacteriia bacterium:
- a CDS encoding ABC transporter permease, with product MRARGQRKRTGRLTLVVGVALVALVVLAGLVSLVWTPYDPDAMEVTNRFALPSATHVFGTDQFGRDICSRVMVAARPALLVGLGSVGLGALVGTVVGAAGAMAGRVVRAVIMRLIDGLMAFPGILLAMMLVLVVGRGLTSALIAIAVFMVPTFARLAYGLTMEARGTLYVKAARSYGSSGARIVLRQVLPVMLPRIVTTFTAHVGAAMLLESSLSFLGLGIQPPTASWGMMLSEALPYVTSYPAVAVAPGLALMLAALGFNLLGDALNDRLVEGGAR from the coding sequence ATGAGGGCGCGGGGGCAGAGAAAGCGCACGGGGCGGCTCACGCTCGTCGTGGGGGTCGCGCTCGTTGCGCTTGTCGTTCTGGCGGGGCTTGTCTCGCTCGTCTGGACGCCGTACGACCCCGACGCCATGGAGGTCACGAACCGCTTTGCCTTACCGAGCGCGACGCACGTCTTCGGGACGGATCAGTTCGGCCGCGACATCTGCTCGCGCGTCATGGTCGCCGCCCGCCCGGCCCTGCTCGTGGGCCTGGGCTCCGTTGGCTTGGGGGCGCTCGTCGGCACGGTCGTGGGCGCAGCCGGCGCCATGGCAGGGCGGGTCGTGCGCGCGGTCATCATGCGGCTCATCGACGGTCTCATGGCCTTTCCCGGCATCCTGCTCGCCATGATGCTCGTGCTCGTCGTGGGGCGCGGGCTGACAAGCGCGCTCATCGCCATCGCCGTGTTCATGGTGCCGACGTTTGCGCGGCTGGCGTATGGCCTGACGATGGAGGCGCGCGGCACGCTCTATGTCAAGGCGGCGCGCAGCTACGGCTCGTCGGGCGCGCGTATCGTGCTGCGCCAGGTGCTCCCCGTCATGCTGCCGCGTATCGTGACGACGTTCACGGCCCACGTCGGTGCGGCCATGCTGCTCGAGTCGTCGCTGTCCTTCCTTGGTCTGGGCATCCAGCCGCCGACGGCGAGCTGGGGCATGATGCTTTCCGAGGCGCTGCCCTATGTGACGAGCTACCCCGCCGTGGCTGTCGCACCGGGGCTGGCGCTCATGCTGGCGGCCCTGGGCTTCAACTTGCTGGGCGACGCGCTCAACGATCGCCTCGTGGAAGGAGGCGCGCGATGA
- a CDS encoding ABC transporter permease has protein sequence MGIAILKRLGAGIVVLFVVTLVTFAVLHVIPGDAATLALGTDATPERLAAMRAALGTDRPLPEQYVDWIGGVLSGDWGTSSLYGADVWSVISPTLGVTLGLAIYATLVAVVVSLVLGCAAALRPGSLIDGVARVVMQLGGAVPGFWLGILLMLAFAAHLGWFPVSGYVPLSQDFWGGVRSLTLPALALAAGECGVLVRIVRSSVLSSLGRDYMLATRVKGLPRARAVVAYALRGALVAPLTMAGMQLAKLVGGTVVVESVFALPGLGRLLLTAVEQRDVLLLQGIVLFVTAAVVVVSLLVDVAVMAADPAVRKGSTGGAQ, from the coding sequence ATGGGCATAGCGATACTCAAACGACTCGGCGCGGGCATCGTTGTGCTGTTCGTCGTAACACTCGTGACATTCGCCGTGCTGCACGTCATTCCCGGCGATGCGGCGACGCTTGCGTTGGGAACGGATGCCACGCCCGAGCGCCTGGCCGCGATGCGGGCAGCCCTGGGAACGGATCGTCCTCTGCCCGAGCAGTACGTCGACTGGATCGGGGGCGTGCTGAGCGGGGACTGGGGCACGAGCTCCCTGTACGGCGCCGACGTCTGGAGCGTCATCTCACCGACGCTTGGCGTCACGCTCGGTCTTGCCATATACGCGACGCTTGTTGCCGTCGTCGTGTCGCTCGTGCTTGGCTGCGCTGCCGCCCTGCGCCCCGGCTCGCTCATCGACGGCGTCGCCCGCGTTGTCATGCAGCTCGGTGGCGCCGTGCCGGGCTTTTGGCTCGGCATCTTGCTCATGTTGGCGTTCGCCGCACACCTGGGATGGTTTCCCGTGAGCGGCTACGTGCCGCTTTCGCAGGACTTCTGGGGCGGCGTTCGCAGCCTGACGCTGCCAGCACTCGCCTTGGCGGCAGGAGAGTGCGGCGTACTTGTGCGCATCGTGCGCTCGAGCGTGCTGTCGTCGCTCGGCCGCGACTACATGCTGGCGACGCGCGTCAAGGGGCTGCCGCGGGCGCGCGCCGTCGTCGCCTACGCGCTGCGCGGGGCGCTCGTGGCGCCGCTGACGATGGCTGGCATGCAGCTCGCCAAGCTCGTAGGCGGCACCGTCGTCGTCGAGAGCGTCTTTGCTCTGCCCGGCCTGGGCAGGCTGCTGCTGACGGCTGTCGAGCAGCGTGACGTGCTGCTGCTCCAGGGCATCGTCCTGTTCGTGACGGCGGCCGTCGTTGTCGTGAGCCTGCTCGTGGACGTCGCCGTCATGGCGGCTGACCCCGCCGTGCGCAAGGGCAGCACGGGAGGCGCGCAATGA
- a CDS encoding DNA topoisomerase I gives MRLVVAEKSNAAENIAKELGHGVKKDKVYNTPVMRFTRDGEEWVAMGLRGHILAVDFPRELRYTAQDGWFGVDDDGVITPAAVPDSLAKPPYEKPRKPFTKEGVDIKGWKVPSLPYLVWAPVEKQPAEKEIIRSLKNLAKKADSIIIATDFDREGELIGSDAVDMVREVNADAPITRARYSSFTKPELEHAFAPENLVAVDDDLAAAGESRQFIDLIWGAVLTRYLTMAKFGGLGNVRSAGRVQTPTLALVAQREKERQAFVPEDYWVIRSQMATSDGTEFKASHATARFKDEGEAHAAYQAAKAAGTGRVTDVTKKSRKGVIQTPFNTTSLQAAAAAEGLSPARTMRIAESLYMSGLISYPRVDNTVYPATLDLAETVKTLAGVPQYAPYCRKLLAGGPLKATRGKQETTDHPPIYPTGVGNPDKLKAEEWKLYNLIARRFLATLSEQPVIEGTKVSIDVGGQPFVASGDVLVKAGYREIYPYGSKKDEELPSLAVGDTVDVRDMALDAKQTEPPARYSQGKLVQEMERLGLGTKSTRASIIERLYEVKYLKNDPIEPSQLGMAIISALEEYAYHITTPEMTSELEGDMTSVAEGNKTQDDVVTHSRELLAGLLEGLIEHKEDLGEAISDAVTADAKIGVCPKCGHDLLVKQSAKTRSSFIGCSAWPECDVTYPLPKGKIEPVEEPCPTCGCPQIKVKPFRSKPYTVCVDPACPTNAEPDVDVGECPACKAAGRVGRLVAHRSDRTLKRFIRCTNYDDCGTSYPLPQRGKLTSTGEVCPDCGAPIVEIQTARGPWRLCVNMDCPAKARAEEEKAAKKAKADAGEAADAGAKKAPAKKKAGSTAKKKAAAGTAKKAASGTRAKKAAAKETEA, from the coding sequence ATGAGGCTCGTCGTCGCAGAGAAGAGCAACGCCGCGGAGAACATCGCCAAGGAGCTCGGCCACGGCGTCAAGAAGGACAAGGTCTATAACACGCCCGTCATGCGCTTCACCCGCGACGGCGAGGAGTGGGTCGCCATGGGTTTGCGCGGCCACATTCTGGCGGTCGACTTCCCACGTGAGCTGCGCTACACGGCGCAGGATGGCTGGTTCGGCGTCGACGACGACGGCGTCATCACGCCTGCGGCTGTCCCGGACAGCCTGGCGAAGCCGCCGTACGAGAAGCCGCGCAAGCCGTTCACAAAGGAGGGCGTCGACATCAAGGGCTGGAAGGTTCCGAGCCTGCCCTACCTCGTGTGGGCGCCCGTCGAGAAGCAGCCGGCCGAGAAGGAGATCATCCGCTCGCTCAAGAACCTCGCGAAGAAGGCCGACTCCATCATCATCGCAACGGACTTCGACCGCGAGGGCGAGCTCATCGGCAGCGATGCCGTCGACATGGTGCGCGAGGTCAACGCCGACGCGCCCATCACGCGCGCCCGCTACTCGTCATTCACGAAGCCCGAGCTCGAGCACGCCTTCGCGCCCGAGAACCTCGTGGCCGTCGACGACGACCTGGCGGCGGCAGGCGAGTCGCGCCAGTTCATCGACCTCATCTGGGGTGCCGTGCTCACACGCTACCTGACGATGGCAAAGTTCGGCGGCCTGGGCAACGTGCGCAGCGCCGGCCGCGTCCAGACGCCGACGCTTGCTCTCGTTGCTCAGCGCGAGAAAGAGCGCCAGGCGTTCGTGCCCGAGGACTACTGGGTCATCCGCTCGCAGATGGCCACGTCCGACGGTACGGAGTTCAAGGCGTCTCACGCCACGGCCCGCTTCAAGGACGAGGGCGAGGCTCATGCCGCGTATCAGGCCGCTAAGGCTGCCGGCACGGGTCGCGTGACCGATGTTACGAAGAAGTCGCGCAAGGGCGTCATCCAGACGCCGTTCAACACGACGAGCCTCCAGGCCGCCGCCGCAGCCGAGGGCCTGTCTCCGGCACGTACGATGCGCATCGCCGAGTCGCTGTACATGAGCGGCCTCATCTCGTACCCCCGCGTCGACAACACGGTCTACCCCGCGACGCTGGATCTCGCCGAGACGGTCAAGACGCTGGCGGGCGTGCCCCAGTACGCGCCGTACTGCCGCAAGCTGCTGGCCGGCGGCCCGCTCAAGGCGACGCGCGGCAAGCAGGAGACGACAGACCACCCGCCCATCTACCCCACGGGCGTCGGCAACCCCGACAAGCTCAAGGCCGAGGAGTGGAAGCTCTACAACCTCATTGCGCGGCGCTTCCTCGCCACGCTGTCAGAGCAACCGGTCATCGAGGGCACGAAGGTGTCTATCGACGTCGGAGGCCAGCCGTTCGTGGCCTCGGGCGACGTGCTCGTCAAGGCCGGCTACCGCGAGATCTACCCCTACGGCTCCAAGAAGGACGAGGAGCTGCCTTCGCTCGCTGTCGGCGACACGGTCGACGTGCGCGACATGGCGCTCGACGCCAAGCAGACCGAGCCGCCGGCGCGCTACAGCCAGGGCAAGCTCGTGCAGGAGATGGAGCGCCTCGGCCTGGGCACGAAGTCGACGCGCGCGAGCATCATCGAGCGCCTGTACGAGGTGAAGTACCTCAAGAACGACCCCATCGAGCCGAGCCAGCTCGGCATGGCCATCATCTCGGCGCTCGAAGAGTACGCCTATCACATCACGACGCCCGAGATGACGAGCGAGCTCGAGGGTGACATGACGAGCGTGGCCGAGGGCAACAAGACACAGGACGACGTCGTGACGCACTCGCGCGAGCTGCTCGCCGGCCTGCTCGAGGGGCTCATCGAGCATAAGGAGGACCTCGGCGAGGCCATCTCCGATGCCGTGACTGCCGACGCAAAGATCGGCGTGTGCCCCAAGTGCGGACACGACCTGCTCGTTAAGCAGTCTGCTAAGACGCGCTCGAGCTTCATCGGGTGCTCGGCCTGGCCCGAGTGCGACGTCACATACCCGCTGCCCAAGGGCAAGATCGAGCCGGTTGAGGAGCCGTGCCCCACGTGCGGCTGCCCCCAGATCAAGGTAAAGCCGTTCCGCTCGAAGCCCTACACTGTGTGCGTCGACCCGGCCTGCCCGACAAACGCCGAGCCTGACGTCGACGTGGGCGAGTGCCCGGCGTGCAAGGCGGCGGGACGGGTGGGACGCCTCGTGGCGCACCGCAGCGACCGCACGCTCAAGCGCTTCATCCGCTGCACGAACTACGACGACTGCGGCACGAGCTACCCGCTGCCGCAGCGTGGCAAGCTCACGTCGACAGGCGAGGTCTGCCCCGACTGCGGCGCGCCCATCGTCGAGATTCAAACGGCGCGCGGCCCGTGGCGTCTGTGCGTCAACATGGACTGCCCTGCCAAGGCGAGGGCAGAGGAGGAAAAGGCGGCCAAGAAGGCCAAGGCAGACGCAGGGGAAGCGGCTGACGCCGGCGCGAAGAAGGCGCCCGCCAAAAAGAAGGCGGGAAGCACGGCGAAGAAGAAGGCCGCGGCCGGCACCGCGAAGAAGGCGGCGTCTGGAACGCGCGCAAAAAAGGCTGCCGCGAAGGAGACTGAAGCGTAG
- the hypB gene encoding hydrogenase nickel incorporation protein HypB — MSESTIEVAKPILDKNDRLAADLRRRYAEHKVCVVNLLSGPGSGKTSTILATIAALSDRYNIAVIEGDIASDVDAQKVKAHGAAAVQINTGGLCHLEGAMIERALDVLDLDKTDLIIIENVGNLVCTVEFDLGESLRAMILSVPEGHDKPLKYPGIFQSCEAIIVNKIDTLPVFDFDEAAFAAEIDQLNPHARTFKISATKGTGVQEWADFLAQRIEAVKAGKSE, encoded by the coding sequence ATGTCAGAGTCCACGATTGAGGTGGCCAAGCCCATCCTCGACAAGAACGACCGCCTTGCCGCCGATCTGCGCCGGCGCTACGCGGAGCACAAGGTGTGTGTCGTCAACCTGCTGTCCGGCCCCGGCTCGGGCAAGACGTCGACGATCCTCGCGACGATCGCGGCGCTGTCCGACCGCTATAACATCGCCGTCATCGAGGGCGACATCGCCAGCGACGTCGACGCGCAGAAGGTCAAGGCCCACGGCGCCGCCGCCGTCCAGATCAACACGGGCGGCCTGTGCCACCTGGAGGGCGCGATGATCGAGCGCGCGCTCGACGTGCTCGACCTCGACAAGACGGACCTCATCATCATCGAGAACGTCGGCAACCTCGTCTGCACCGTCGAGTTCGACCTCGGCGAGAGCCTGCGTGCCATGATCCTGTCCGTGCCGGAAGGCCACGACAAGCCGCTCAAGTACCCTGGCATCTTCCAGAGCTGCGAGGCCATCATCGTCAACAAGATCGACACGCTGCCGGTGTTCGACTTTGACGAGGCGGCATTCGCGGCGGAGATCGACCAGCTCAACCCCCATGCGCGCACGTTCAAGATCTCGGCCACGAAAGGCACGGGCGTACAGGAGTGGGCGGACTTCCTCGCCCAGCGCATCGAGGCCGTCAAGGCCGGAAAGTCGGAGTAG
- a CDS encoding hydrogenase maturation nickel metallochaperone HypA, with translation MHEYSIVAGVMDTIIPLARKAGATHIACVRLRIGVMTEVVKESLDFMWDIVCDERGDMTRGAKLEVEFVQPRSSCMVCGEEFDHDQLHVRCPKCGSASTLLLQGRELDIASFDVDTPDASDEEPSPSPDGGGTAPSN, from the coding sequence GTGCACGAGTACTCCATCGTTGCCGGTGTCATGGACACGATCATCCCGCTGGCGCGCAAGGCCGGGGCGACGCACATCGCGTGCGTGCGGCTGCGCATCGGCGTCATGACCGAGGTCGTCAAGGAGTCGCTCGACTTCATGTGGGACATCGTGTGCGACGAGCGCGGCGACATGACGCGCGGGGCCAAGCTCGAGGTCGAGTTCGTGCAGCCCCGCTCGTCGTGCATGGTGTGCGGCGAGGAATTCGACCACGATCAGCTCCACGTGCGCTGCCCGAAGTGCGGCTCCGCTTCGACGCTGCTGCTACAGGGCCGCGAGCTCGACATCGCGTCGTTCGACGTCGACACGCCCGACGCCTCCGATGAAGAGCCTTCGCCGTCACCCGATGGCGGGGGCACGGCACCGTCTAACTGA
- the tatC gene encoding twin-arginine translocase subunit TatC: MPIGPARMPLMDHLGELRRRLTIIIVSLFSTAIVLYFATPTIIAFLTAPVAEYFPTTLSSILGDPNASGLIVTTPLGGFSIRFRVAIFCAFCVCSPLVLWEVLAFFLPALKPNERKWVIPTLAAGVFLFIFGIVFCYNWTLGAAFGWLTGESDAIGSVLPDAEYYIKTILGLLMAFGLAFELPLVVFYLSVFNLVPYKTFRSNWRTVYVVLLVLCAMVTPDASPITMGFMFAALVMLYEASLFVSAFVIRKRIAKQKAEGTYFEDDDDDDDDEDEESEDDR, translated from the coding sequence ATGCCTATCGGACCCGCACGTATGCCCCTGATGGATCACCTCGGCGAGCTTCGCCGCAGGTTGACCATCATCATCGTTTCCCTCTTCTCGACGGCCATCGTCCTGTACTTCGCCACGCCGACGATCATCGCGTTTCTGACGGCGCCGGTTGCCGAGTACTTCCCGACGACGCTGAGCAGCATCCTGGGTGACCCGAACGCCTCGGGCCTCATCGTGACGACGCCGCTCGGAGGCTTCTCCATTCGCTTCCGCGTCGCCATCTTCTGCGCGTTCTGCGTGTGCTCTCCGCTCGTGCTCTGGGAGGTGCTGGCGTTCTTCCTGCCGGCCCTGAAGCCCAACGAGCGCAAGTGGGTCATCCCGACGCTCGCTGCCGGCGTGTTCCTGTTCATCTTCGGCATCGTCTTCTGCTACAACTGGACGCTCGGCGCTGCCTTTGGCTGGCTGACGGGCGAGTCCGACGCTATCGGCTCCGTGTTGCCTGACGCCGAGTACTACATCAAGACGATCCTCGGCCTGCTCATGGCGTTCGGCCTGGCGTTCGAGCTGCCGCTTGTCGTGTTCTACCTCTCGGTGTTCAACCTCGTGCCGTATAAGACGTTTCGCTCGAACTGGCGCACGGTCTATGTCGTGCTGCTCGTGCTGTGCGCCATGGTGACGCCTGACGCCAGCCCCATCACGATGGGCTTCATGTTCGCCGCCCTCGTCATGCTCTATGAGGCGTCTCTGTTCGTCTCGGCGTTCGTCATCCGTAAGCGCATCGCAAAGCAGAAGGCCGAGGGCACGTACTTCGAGGACGACGACGATGACGATGACGACGAGGACGAGGAGTCCGAGGACGACCGCTAG
- a CDS encoding twin-arginine translocase TatA/TatE family subunit yields MFGIGGTELVIILVFGFLIFGPDKLPSMGRTIGRALRQFRQAQEQMNKMVQTEIYDPLNAAAKEPEKKQGPKKKTTAGSTAKPETFAEKKARLAAEASAEAERKMAPASDAASEDAVVVPEKPVGRSETFAEKKARMEAEKKAAEAKEKADKAAPKPAIKTRAAATGSKKTGPSKAAKLYSLDGAAAKPAVKKDEPAKKAAPAADAQDDTTTGKGDQADA; encoded by the coding sequence GTGTTTGGAATCGGTGGTACCGAGCTCGTCATCATCTTAGTGTTCGGCTTTCTCATCTTTGGTCCCGATAAGCTGCCCTCCATGGGCCGCACGATCGGCCGTGCGCTACGCCAGTTCCGCCAGGCGCAGGAGCAGATGAACAAGATGGTTCAGACCGAGATCTACGACCCGCTGAACGCGGCGGCGAAGGAGCCCGAGAAGAAGCAGGGCCCCAAGAAGAAGACGACGGCCGGTTCCACGGCCAAGCCCGAGACGTTCGCCGAGAAGAAGGCCCGTCTTGCCGCCGAGGCTTCGGCCGAGGCCGAGCGCAAGATGGCGCCCGCGTCGGACGCCGCTTCCGAGGACGCCGTCGTCGTGCCGGAGAAGCCCGTCGGCCGCTCCGAGACGTTCGCCGAGAAGAAGGCGCGCATGGAGGCTGAGAAGAAGGCCGCGGAGGCCAAGGAGAAGGCCGACAAGGCCGCCCCGAAGCCCGCCATCAAGACGCGCGCCGCCGCGACGGGCAGCAAGAAGACGGGCCCCTCGAAGGCTGCCAAGCTCTACAGTCTCGACGGCGCCGCCGCAAAGCCCGCTGTCAAGAAGGACGAGCCTGCCAAGAAGGCTGCGCCTGCGGCCGACGCCCAGGACGACACGACCACCGGGAAGGGGGATCAGGCGGACGCCTAG
- a CDS encoding STAS domain-containing protein, protein MNVNVITAVNGDIGTVSVEGEVDVSNADTLREGVLGLIADEAVKTVEVDLAGVPYIDSTGIGVLVGAAHRAEDAGKALRVLRAQDNVSRIFGMLGVDEIIG, encoded by the coding sequence ATGAACGTGAACGTGATCACGGCGGTCAACGGTGACATCGGCACGGTCAGCGTTGAGGGGGAGGTCGACGTCAGCAACGCCGACACCCTGCGTGAGGGCGTGCTCGGCCTCATCGCCGACGAGGCGGTCAAGACGGTCGAGGTCGACCTGGCCGGCGTGCCCTACATCGACTCGACGGGCATTGGCGTGCTTGTCGGCGCCGCGCACCGTGCGGAGGATGCGGGCAAGGCGCTGCGCGTGCTGCGCGCCCAGGACAACGTGTCGCGCATCTTCGGCATGCTCGGCGTCGATGAGATCATCGGCTAG
- a CDS encoding tetratricopeptide repeat protein, whose protein sequence is MAQDNQKMSTGKTVVIVIFAVVLVASLCLPFFSSCSATPTTAGDDSASSDASSSSDTKTVSQVDADYQQKIDTLTSRLSANSTGSAGLAAIANLGNAYMDWGEALTQASDADDNDEHVKATFAQAVEYYDQYLEQEPDSNAVRVDRAICAYYAGDEDGAVSALESFVGDNPDFSPAWMNLGMFYEQSSRYDEALSAYSAAISADAKDPYNMSSYAQLRALIVNSIKAQASASSGADGSAASDGSRADGAAASSLSRDASSSSDAAADEDGIAKPIVG, encoded by the coding sequence ATGGCTCAGGACAACCAGAAGATGTCGACGGGCAAGACCGTCGTCATCGTCATATTCGCCGTCGTGCTCGTCGCTTCGCTCTGCCTGCCGTTCTTCAGCAGCTGCAGCGCCACTCCGACGACGGCCGGTGACGACAGCGCGAGCTCCGACGCCTCGTCGTCGAGCGACACCAAGACGGTCTCCCAGGTTGATGCGGACTACCAACAGAAGATCGACACGCTGACGAGCAGGCTCTCCGCCAACTCGACGGGTTCCGCCGGTCTTGCGGCCATCGCGAACCTCGGCAACGCCTACATGGACTGGGGCGAGGCGCTGACGCAGGCCAGTGACGCCGACGACAACGACGAGCACGTCAAGGCGACGTTCGCCCAGGCCGTCGAGTACTACGACCAGTATCTCGAGCAGGAGCCCGACTCGAACGCCGTGCGCGTCGACCGCGCCATCTGCGCCTACTACGCCGGCGACGAGGACGGCGCCGTTTCCGCGCTCGAGTCGTTCGTGGGCGACAACCCCGACTTCTCGCCGGCCTGGATGAACCTGGGCATGTTCTACGAGCAGAGCTCGCGCTACGACGAGGCGCTCTCCGCTTACAGCGCCGCCATTTCCGCCGATGCGAAGGACCCGTACAACATGTCGTCCTACGCCCAGCTGCGCGCGCTCATCGTCAACTCCATCAAGGCGCAGGCAAGCGCGTCGAGCGGCGCGGACGGCTCTGCGGCCAGCGATGGCTCGCGTGCCGACGGCGCTGCGGCGAGCTCACTGTCGCGCGACGCCTCCAGCTCCTCTGACGCCGCGGCCGACGAGGACGGCATCGCCAAGCCCATCGTCGGGTAG
- a CDS encoding amidohydrolase family protein yields MLLMARYVLPVSSTFIENGAVLVRDDRIVEVGHAIELRRRYPTEEIRDFGLAALMPGFVDCHTHLEYAIMRGILNDAPYALWKAFVTQKEALLTPQDWLESAVLGAYEAISTGITTVADVTPTGASLQAAQRLGLRGIIYREVGAARREDVEPTMEQAVADIEAWKAADTTGRFRFGIGPESLYVCHPQILGEIARYATQTHTPVAIHVAGSAEECDFIRYGSSPFAVDNDDEAYDSIERHQSVSLLPAGCSPVRYALNWDILDAPEVLAIHCVKVDDADIQALAERDVRVCACPRANAKLGMGVAPILAMRKAGIKVGLGTDSPAAADSIDPIEEMRFTMLVQRAMNGKEGFITGPDMVKMATLDSAAALGMDDQVGSLEPGKLADIIAIDLSNSRQVPTHFPYSAVMHTADRDNVLMTMVGGSIVFDRQDPFSRVITADVQSIRTILSHVEQVRSRLRAQGWHN; encoded by the coding sequence ATGCTTCTGATGGCCCGCTACGTGCTCCCCGTGTCGAGCACGTTCATCGAGAACGGCGCCGTCCTCGTGCGCGACGACCGCATCGTGGAGGTGGGGCACGCCATCGAGCTGCGCCGCCGCTATCCCACGGAGGAGATACGTGACTTCGGCCTCGCCGCGCTCATGCCCGGCTTCGTCGACTGCCACACGCACCTCGAGTACGCCATCATGCGCGGCATCCTCAACGACGCGCCCTATGCGCTGTGGAAGGCGTTCGTCACGCAGAAGGAGGCGCTGCTCACGCCGCAGGACTGGCTTGAGTCGGCTGTCCTCGGCGCCTACGAGGCAATCTCGACGGGCATCACGACGGTTGCCGACGTCACACCGACGGGCGCCAGCCTGCAGGCCGCTCAGCGCCTGGGCCTTCGCGGCATCATCTATCGCGAGGTGGGCGCCGCCCGCCGCGAGGACGTTGAGCCCACGATGGAGCAAGCCGTCGCCGACATCGAGGCGTGGAAGGCCGCAGACACGACGGGCCGCTTCCGCTTCGGTATCGGCCCGGAGAGCCTCTACGTCTGCCACCCGCAGATCCTCGGTGAGATCGCGCGCTACGCGACGCAGACGCACACGCCCGTCGCCATCCACGTCGCCGGCTCCGCGGAGGAGTGCGACTTCATCCGCTACGGCAGCTCGCCGTTCGCCGTCGACAACGACGACGAGGCGTACGACTCCATCGAGCGCCACCAGTCCGTCTCGCTGCTGCCTGCGGGCTGCTCGCCGGTGCGCTACGCCCTGAACTGGGACATCCTCGACGCGCCGGAGGTCCTCGCCATCCACTGTGTCAAGGTGGACGACGCCGACATCCAGGCGCTGGCCGAGCGCGACGTGCGCGTGTGCGCGTGCCCGCGAGCCAACGCCAAGCTCGGCATGGGCGTCGCGCCGATCCTCGCCATGCGCAAGGCCGGCATCAAGGTCGGCCTGGGCACGGACTCTCCTGCTGCGGCCGACAGCATCGATCCCATCGAGGAGATGCGCTTCACGATGCTGGTGCAGCGTGCGATGAACGGCAAGGAGGGCTTCATCACGGGCCCCGACATGGTGAAGATGGCCACGCTCGACTCCGCAGCCGCGCTGGGCATGGACGACCAGGTCGGCTCGCTCGAGCCGGGCAAGCTGGCTGACATCATCGCCATCGACCTGTCCAACTCGCGCCAGGTGCCCACGCACTTCCCGTACTCGGCTGTCATGCACACGGCCGACCGCGACAACGTGCTCATGACGATGGTCGGCGGCAGCATCGTGTTCGACCGCCAGGACCCGTTCTCGCGCGTCATCACGGCCGACGTCCAGAGCATCCGCACGATCCTCAGCCACGTCGAGCAGGTGCGCTCGCGCCTGCGCGCTCAGGGCTGGCACAACTAA
- a CDS encoding ubiquinone/menaquinone biosynthesis methyltransferase, with amino-acid sequence MTEQQGQNAASPQLDEHGERVKGIFSNIATRYEAFNALSSMGVYRYWLRVMARTAACKPTDLVLDVAGGAGDVSFELCRVCPPAAIELTDFCPEMLDVARERIASGENRGVPVTCDVADAMALPFPDEGFDVLTVAYGLRNFSDRVASMREALRVLRPGGTYVALEFSTPSNPAWRGLYGWYRDHMLPLIGGAVTRDRAGFDYLARSIREFPSQDVICGELRAVGFTDVGYHDCTGGIATVYRATRPRA; translated from the coding sequence ATGACAGAGCAGCAGGGGCAGAACGCGGCGTCGCCGCAGCTCGACGAACACGGCGAGCGTGTGAAGGGCATATTCTCGAACATCGCGACGCGCTACGAGGCGTTCAATGCGCTGTCGAGCATGGGCGTCTATCGCTACTGGCTGCGCGTCATGGCGCGCACGGCCGCCTGCAAGCCGACAGACCTCGTGCTTGACGTCGCGGGCGGTGCGGGCGACGTGTCGTTCGAGCTGTGCCGCGTCTGCCCGCCGGCCGCCATCGAGCTCACGGACTTCTGTCCGGAGATGCTCGACGTGGCTCGAGAGCGCATCGCCTCCGGCGAGAACCGCGGCGTGCCGGTGACGTGCGACGTGGCCGACGCCATGGCGCTGCCGTTCCCCGACGAGGGCTTCGACGTGCTCACCGTCGCCTACGGCCTGCGCAACTTCTCCGACCGCGTCGCCTCCATGCGCGAGGCCCTGCGCGTGCTGCGCCCCGGCGGCACGTATGTCGCGCTCGAGTTCTCCACGCCGTCGAACCCCGCCTGGCGCGGGCTGTACGGCTGGTATCGCGACCACATGCTGCCACTCATCGGCGGCGCCGTGACGCGCGACCGCGCGGGCTTCGACTACCTGGCCCGCTCTATTCGTGAGTTCCCTTCGCAGGACGTCATCTGCGGCGAGCTGAGGGCCGTGGGCTTTACCGACGTTGGCTATCATGACTGCACGGGCGGCATCGCGACCGTGTACCGGGCGACGCGCCCGCGGGCGTAG